From Streptomyces griseorubiginosus, one genomic window encodes:
- a CDS encoding amidohydrolase, protein MTSTAARVALELTADLPVPGLEEFYRDLHRHPELSFQEHRTASRLTERFETAGFETVQGLGGTGLAGVLRNGDGPTVLLRADMDALPVEERTGLPYASETAGVMHACGHDLHVTWLAGAAKALADGRDAWSGTLVLVGQPAEETGGGAAAMVADGLYDRVPRPDVLLGQHAAPGPAGLYPHVPGLIMSATTDVEIVVHGRGGHGSRPETTVDPVVTAAYIVTRLQTVVSREVKPREPAVLTVGRIEAGTAPNIIPTTARISLNLRTQSEAVRDRMLAAIRRIAEGECHAAGCPREPEVTLGGSFPVTVNDPETDHRVAAVHREVFGSGTVFDPGPAMGSEDFSLLALGELPYSYWFVTSTPAAVWDAAPGEDLMEKFDAVPSNHSPHFAPDLSVVAPGVRTLVSGALAYLV, encoded by the coding sequence ATGACCTCCACCGCCGCCCGTGTCGCCCTGGAACTCACCGCCGATCTCCCGGTCCCCGGTCTGGAGGAGTTCTACCGGGATCTGCACCGGCACCCCGAGCTGTCGTTCCAGGAGCACCGCACGGCGTCCCGGCTCACCGAGCGGTTCGAAACGGCCGGGTTCGAGACGGTCCAGGGCCTCGGCGGCACCGGGCTCGCGGGTGTGCTGCGCAACGGTGACGGGCCGACCGTGCTGCTGCGCGCCGACATGGACGCACTGCCGGTCGAGGAGCGCACCGGGCTGCCGTACGCCTCCGAGACGGCCGGGGTGATGCACGCCTGCGGGCACGACCTGCACGTGACCTGGCTCGCGGGGGCGGCGAAGGCGCTCGCGGACGGGCGGGACGCCTGGTCCGGGACGCTGGTGCTGGTCGGGCAGCCCGCCGAGGAGACCGGCGGCGGGGCGGCCGCGATGGTCGCCGACGGGCTCTACGACCGGGTCCCGCGCCCGGACGTGCTGCTGGGCCAGCATGCGGCACCGGGCCCGGCCGGGCTGTACCCGCACGTGCCCGGCCTGATCATGTCGGCGACCACGGACGTGGAGATCGTGGTGCACGGCCGCGGCGGTCACGGCTCGCGCCCCGAGACGACCGTCGACCCGGTGGTCACGGCCGCCTACATCGTCACGCGGCTCCAGACGGTCGTCAGCCGGGAGGTCAAGCCGCGGGAGCCCGCCGTCCTGACCGTCGGCCGGATCGAGGCGGGCACGGCCCCGAACATCATCCCCACGACGGCCCGCATCTCCCTCAACCTGCGCACCCAGTCGGAGGCGGTCCGGGACCGGATGCTCGCCGCGATCCGCCGGATCGCCGAGGGCGAGTGCCATGCGGCGGGCTGCCCGCGCGAGCCGGAGGTGACCCTCGGCGGCTCCTTCCCGGTCACGGTCAACGACCCCGAGACCGACCACCGGGTCGCCGCCGTGCACCGCGAGGTCTTCGGCTCCGGCACCGTCTTCGACCCCGGCCCGGCGATGGGCAGCGAGGACTTCTCCCTGCTCGCGCTCGGCGAACTCCCGTACTCCTACTGGTTCGTGACCTCCACCCCGGCCGCGGTGTGGGACGCGGCGCCGGGCGAGGACCTGATGGAGAAGTTCGACGCGGTCCCGAGCAACCACAGCCCGCACTTCGCACCAGACCTGTCCGTGGTCGCGCCGGGGGTGCGGACGCTGGTGTCCGGGGCGCTGGCGTACCTGGTCTAG
- a CDS encoding helix-turn-helix domain-containing protein: MSERDDPGVIGRRVQQLRVERGLTQKQLAEPAYTPAYISTLESGRVRPSDDALRHLADRLGVGFDELATGRPAHLVTDLRLRLTEAQRTLATGEAEESAEQYARLLAEADALGLAEVRAAALLGLGECAVETGELGAARQYFERAEQALGDDVPLPARVPALRGRALSHYLAGELRYSVYLLESTLDELNRGGLHDPDALLLLYASVIGPYMDMGAHARAAQAAELALALAPRSGDPALVARMHRSVARTLLAEGRLAEADASLAKAAELYRQLQLRTELANCHWMRGYVYAQNGELERAEDELRQALAMHSAKRAALYSSQAAVELADVLHRRGKSEEAAALLHDVLSDLSPERGALHSAAAHRLLGIIAEDARDTEAAEEHYVRALSLLERAGAAGDLADLCRLLGDLLRRTGRIEAALDAYRTGLGHRTAPGTTTLGPAPAQPPL, translated from the coding sequence ATGTCGGAGCGGGACGACCCGGGTGTCATCGGGCGACGGGTGCAGCAGTTGCGGGTCGAACGCGGGCTCACCCAGAAACAGCTGGCCGAACCGGCCTACACCCCGGCCTACATCTCCACCCTGGAGTCCGGCCGGGTGCGCCCCTCCGACGACGCCCTCAGGCACCTCGCCGACCGCCTCGGCGTCGGCTTCGACGAACTCGCGACCGGCCGCCCGGCCCACCTCGTCACCGATCTGCGCCTGCGCCTCACCGAGGCACAGCGCACCCTGGCCACCGGCGAGGCCGAGGAGTCCGCCGAGCAGTACGCCCGGCTCCTCGCCGAGGCCGACGCACTCGGCCTCGCCGAAGTGCGGGCCGCCGCCCTGCTCGGACTCGGGGAGTGCGCCGTCGAGACCGGTGAACTCGGCGCCGCCCGCCAGTACTTCGAGCGCGCCGAGCAGGCCCTCGGCGACGACGTCCCCCTGCCCGCCCGGGTCCCGGCCCTGCGCGGCCGCGCCCTCTCCCACTACCTCGCCGGTGAACTCCGTTACTCCGTCTACCTGTTGGAGTCCACCCTCGACGAACTCAACCGCGGCGGCCTCCACGACCCCGACGCCCTGCTCCTGCTCTACGCCAGCGTCATCGGCCCCTACATGGACATGGGCGCCCACGCCCGCGCCGCCCAGGCCGCCGAACTCGCCCTCGCGCTCGCCCCGCGGTCCGGCGACCCCGCCCTCGTGGCCCGCATGCACCGGTCCGTCGCCCGCACCCTGCTCGCCGAGGGCCGCCTCGCCGAGGCCGACGCCTCCCTAGCCAAGGCCGCCGAGCTCTACCGGCAGCTCCAGCTCCGTACCGAACTCGCCAACTGCCACTGGATGCGCGGCTACGTCTACGCCCAGAACGGCGAACTGGAGCGCGCCGAGGACGAGTTGCGGCAGGCCCTCGCCATGCACTCCGCCAAGCGGGCCGCCCTCTACTCCAGCCAGGCCGCCGTCGAACTCGCCGACGTGCTGCACCGGCGCGGCAAGTCCGAGGAGGCCGCCGCCCTGCTGCACGACGTGCTCAGCGACCTCAGCCCCGAGCGCGGCGCCCTGCACTCCGCCGCCGCCCACCGCCTCCTCGGCATCATCGCCGAGGACGCCCGCGACACCGAGGCCGCCGAGGAGCACTACGTCCGCGCCCTGAGCCTGCTGGAGCGGGCCGGTGCCGCCGGTGACCTGGCCGACCTGTGCCGCCTCCTGGGCGACCTGCTCCGCCGCACGGGCCGTATCGAGGCGGCCCTGGACGCGTACCGCACCGGCCTCGGCCACCGCACGGCCCCCGGCACGACGACCCTCGGCCCCGCGCCGGCCCAGCCCCCTCTCTGA
- a CDS encoding tellurite resistance TerB family protein, translating to MALFDRLKDQAKNLQQQAQGRGTTTGGQGHGGSRGGSRAQLVGVLKTQLGSLKTELKSGAYRDASMAMCALVAAADGQVDASEMQQMESLILGNEVLQNFPPEQLRQRFHKHVDQLTRNFPQGKAEALQEIAKAAKKPTEARAVIQTGIVIAGADGHFSQAEQAILREACATLGLQPAEFQL from the coding sequence ATGGCACTGTTCGACCGGCTCAAGGACCAGGCCAAGAACCTCCAGCAGCAGGCCCAGGGGCGCGGCACGACGACCGGTGGGCAAGGGCACGGCGGCTCGCGCGGCGGTTCGCGGGCCCAGCTCGTCGGTGTGCTGAAGACCCAGCTCGGCTCCCTGAAGACCGAGTTGAAGAGCGGCGCGTACCGGGACGCCAGCATGGCGATGTGCGCGCTGGTCGCCGCCGCCGACGGGCAGGTGGACGCGTCCGAGATGCAGCAGATGGAGTCGTTGATCCTCGGCAACGAGGTGCTGCAGAACTTCCCGCCGGAGCAGCTGCGCCAGCGCTTCCACAAGCACGTGGACCAGCTGACCCGGAACTTCCCGCAGGGCAAGGCGGAGGCGCTCCAGGAGATCGCCAAGGCCGCCAAGAAGCCCACCGAGGCGCGCGCGGTGATCCAGACCGGCATCGTCATCGCCGGCGCGGACGGCCACTTCTCCCAGGCCGAGCAGGCGATCCTCAGGGAGGCCTGCGCGACGCTCGGCCTCCAGCCGGCGGAATTCCAGCTCTGA